The Temnothorax longispinosus isolate EJ_2023e chromosome 7, Tlon_JGU_v1, whole genome shotgun sequence genome contains a region encoding:
- the Nito gene encoding RNA-binding protein spenito, which yields MIGIPRDDRHKITVKIRNNMKRSSSRDTPPPRVKRSRSSMGRYDDSSDERISPERIRRRSRGARSPSPPTRASSHARYVESSSHRDEYLRASRDVPRERPYSYKVLCVSSIHPKASDEVIKDTLYREYKKFGEFSIQISHEPDERVAYVCFRSSEDARDAKHAKPRIIMYDKMALVEPVYDRPETYRRPRSITPPEYERYYPRSPGPTDRHRPLERYERVYGPPVGLPPHREMRRETVPPPHHEFVRPPIHPHGPPHVHPGPPHHYGPPRHMMMRHPVHGFERVENKKDKFPNYLHHVSPEDDPLATRTLFAGNLEINITEEELRRIFSKYGIVDDIDIKRPPPGTGNAYAFVRFQTLDMAHRCKVELSGQYIGKFQCKIGYGKATPTTRIWVGGLGPWTSVPQLEREFDRFGAIKKIDYIKGDSNAYILYDSIDAAQAAVKEMRGFPLGGPDRRLRVDFADVSPNFGFKPRSYPEDSSDFSRPRPVDYESPYDPYGPDGEFGYGTRSFRGGRGNAPWHDRRGSARGGYRGSYPDGYVRDEADWPSRRPPPELEYETPRGLRRSLSREPGVDRSRSRSPRRRQMADSDSDSENARTGMLSTSRTLPDVARKSIAVWQGALILKNSLFPAKFHLTDGETEIIDSLMKDEEGKHMLRITQRLRLDQPKLDDVSKRIQTSSSHAIFLGLAGSSTAITSDDANVQTRPLRNLVSYLKQKEAAGVISLVNKDTEGTGVLYAFPPCAFSTELLKRTCPSLSEESLKEDHLVIVVVKGGSA from the exons ATGATTGGGATTCCGCGGGACGATCGACACAAAATCACGGTCAAGATCCGCAACAACATGAAGAGGAGCTCGAGTCGCGATACCCCGCCTCCTCGTGTCAAGCGGAGCCGATCTTCCATGGGACG GTACGATGACTCGAGCGACGAGCGTATCAGTCCGGAAAGGATTCGGCGGCGAAGCCGAGGTGCCAGGAGTCCGAGTCCGCCGACGAGGGCATCGTCTCACGCTCGCTACGTCGAGTCCAGCTCCCATCGCGACGAGTATCTACGGGCGTCGCGCGACGTGCCGCGAGAGAGACCCTACAGCTACAAGGTGCTCTGCGTCAGCTCCATCCATCCAAAGGCCAGCGACGAGGTGATTAAGGACACTCTCTACAGGGAGTACAAAAAGTTCGGCGAGTTCTCCATTCAGATCTCGCACGAGCCGGACGAGCGGGTCGCTTACGTGTGCTTCCGAAGCTCCGAGGACGCCCGGGACGCTAAACACGCGAAACCGCGCATCATCATGTACGACAAAATGGCCCTGGTTGAGCCGGTGTACGACCGACCCGAGACTTACCGTCGTCCGCGGTCGATCACGCCGCCGGAGTACGAGAGGTACTACCCACGGTCGCCGGGACCTACGGACCGACACAGACCGCTCGAGAGATACGAGCGAGTGTACGGGCCGCCAGTCGGCCTGCCTCCTCATCGCGAGATGCGCCGCGAGACCGTCCCGCCGCCGCATCACGAGTTCGTCCGACCGCCCATACATCCCCACGGGCCGCCCCACGTTCACCCAGGCCCGCCCCATCACTACGGGCCGCCGCGACACATGATGATGCGCCATCCGGTCCACGGATTCGAGCGAGTGGAAAACAAGAAAGACAAGTTTCCCAATTATCTGCACCACGTGTCGCCGGAGGACGACCCTCTAGCGACCAGAACTCTATTCGCCGGTAATCTCGAGATCAATATCACGGAGGAGGAGCTGCGCCGTATTTTCAGCAAGTACGGCATCGTCGACGACATCGACATAAAGCGCCCACCGCCCGGCACCGGCAACGCGTACGCTTTCGTGCGTTTCCAAACCTTAGACATGGCTCATCGATGCAAGGTGGAGCTGTCGGGCCAATATATCGGCAAGTTTCAGTGTAAGATCGGCTACGGGAAAGCAACCCCGACCACCCGGATATGGGTGGGCGGCCTTGGCCCGTGGACCTCCGTACCCCAGCTCGAACGGGAGTTCGATCGGTTTGGCGCGATAAAGAAGATCGATTACATCAAGGGCGACAGTAACGCTTATATACTCTACGATTCGATAGACGCCGCGCAAGCAGCGGTCAAGGAGATGCGCGGCTTCCCTCTGGGCGGGCCGGATCGCCGGCTGCGAGTGGATTTTGCCGACGTGAGCCCCAACTTTGGCTTTAAACCTAGATCGTATCCCGAGGATAGCAGCGACTTCAGCAGACCACGCCCGGTCGACTACGAATCGCCGTATGATCCCTATGGGCCTGACGGCGAGTTTGGATACGGGACGAGAAGCTTCCGCGGTGGCAGAGGTAACGCGCCGTGGCACGACAGGAGAGGAAGCGCCCGAGGTGGTTACAGAGGCTCCTATCCCGACGGCTACGTCCGCGACGAAGCCGACTGGCCCAGTAGAAGACCACCGCCCGAATTGGAGTACGAGACTCCACGTGGTCTGAGAAGATCGCTCTCGCGCGAACCTGGAGTCGACAGATCGAGATCACGCTCGCCGCGCCGACGGCAGATGGCAGACTCGGACTCCGATTCAGAGAACGCCCGCACCGGAATGCTGTCGACGTCCCGCACGCTTCCAGACGTCGCGCGCAAATCGATCGCGGTTTGGCAAGGCGCCTTGATCCTAAAGAACTCGCTGTTCCCAGCCAAATTCCACCTGACCGATGGCGAGACGGAGATAATCGATTCTCTGATGAAGGACGAGGAGGGTAAGCATATGTTGCGCATTACGCAGCGGCTGCGTCTCGACCAGCCCAAGCTGGACGACGTATCTAAACGGATCCAAACGTCGAGCTCGCACGCCATCTTCCTCGGCTTGGCTGGCTCGAGTACCGCGATCACCAGTGACGACGCTAATGTGCAGACGCGGCCGCTGCGAAACCTCGTCTCCTATCTGAAGCAGAAAGAGGCTGCCGGTGTCATATCGTTGGTGAACAAGGACACGGAAGGCACTGGCGTGCTCTACGCCTTCCCACCCTGTGCATTCTCGACGGAACTTTTGAAACGCACGTGTCCTAGTTTAAGCGAAGAGAGTCTTAAGGAGGACCACTTGGTGATCGTAGTGGTCAAGGGAGGTAGCGCCTAA